CACCGTAGATCCCAATCATGTCCCCAAATAAGAAGCCAACAACGTAAGACTTAGTTCACGGGAAAATCTATGTAACCTGTCAGCAGCTGCGAATATAAAATCCAGAACGTATTCGAGACAAGGACAGAATGGGCGAAAGCTGACCTGTTGAAGACAACGGCGAGGGTTTCAAAATTGACGGGATCTTCCAAGAAGAACTTCAACTCCGCAGCCCTCTTCGCGGAGCCGAACCTGACAACTGGCGCCCTGGTCATTCCATCCCTCAGCAGCACGCTCGTGGCCCCACCGGACACATGGATCGCCTTGCACCCCCTGTTCGTGCTAGCCACGAGGCACCCCTCAGTGGTGGCCATCGGGACCGAGTACTCAAACCCATCGAGCAGCAGCGGACCCGCGATTCCCACTGGAATCTGAACATAACCCACCGGCATTTCGCAACATTGCCCCAAAATAGACTCGTAGTCAAACCCATCAAGCGGCAACCCAGTGAGGGACCGGCCGGTCATCCTCTGCAGCGCCTCGCGCCTGATCGAGGCAGCGCGGTGGCAGTCCCCGAGCTTGGACTCGAGAGAGTAGAATGGGATCGTCCCATCGATGACTGATTTCACAATCTCCTCATCCTCAGCTGAGGAGATGGTGGAGACAATCGGTTCAGGGTCGATTAGCTTGGGCATCGGAGGTTGTGGCGAAATGGCGTTGGTGCAGCAGAGGTTGGAGGGTGGCTGCTCGTCGATGAGGTCATCGAGGTCCCAGGCGTCGTGCGAGGTTCGGGAGATGCAGGACTGCACGAAGTCGATCCCGAAGAAGCCGAGGAGGTAGATGAAGGACGCGATGAGGGAGACGATGGCGGCGATCTCGGGGAAGGTGACGACGTGGAGCGGGATGGAGTTGCGGATCTTGTCCCGCCACCGGTGGAGGAGGTAGTAGGCGACGGAGAAGAAGAGGGTGAAGAAGATGGCGTTGGTGAGGTACAGAGGGAGCGGGAGCGCGTCCGAGGCTTTGGGAGAAGGGGGATCGAGGGCGGCGGGGGACGACGAGCTTCTCTGGTGGTTGCTGCGGCGGTGCTGGTGGAGCGTAGCCCCTTGCGCGGCGGTGGAGGACCGGGGAGGCTTCGGGGGCCTCCGGCGGACGTCCATTGCCGGGTCCGGCGGTGAAGGGCGGAGAGAGGGGAGAAATCGGGGAGGGAGAGAAACCGGAGCCGGAGGGGATGTGAGCTGGCGACGGGGAGGAATGGACGGGAGCTAAGGAGTTCCGGGAGGAGCCTTTATAGGTACGAGGAAATAATCCGGTGCTTCCAGCTGTTCAACGCAGTCGTTGATTCAGCCAATTGCTGCGATTTACGCTTGAACTTGCGGTCCACCAACGGGAATGCGCTGACAACTGGTCCACGTGACGGCCTGCTACTCGCGGTAGGATGATGAGTCAGCGAAGCAAAACCACCTGATAGATGAGAAAAAATTGGGTGGGTAATTTACTCATCCAATATTTTCTCTTGATAGATGCTCCTGGCGAGGGTGGCGGGACCCAGGAAGGGCTGCCACGTGTGACGCGGGAGGGAGGCGGGCGAAGCGAGTGCGCCACTGTCGGTCGTATAGTGCCCCTCTTAGGTCGTTGCTCACGCGGGACCCCTCACGTGACGCGCATGTGATAAATCCTATAAGACTTGTTTGTGGCTTGGTTTGATTTCCTTCTTCCCACCACTTGAAT
Above is a window of Punica granatum isolate Tunisia-2019 chromosome 7, ASM765513v2, whole genome shotgun sequence DNA encoding:
- the LOC116213536 gene encoding 3-hydroxy-3-methylglutaryl-coenzyme A reductase 1-like codes for the protein MDVRRRPPKPPRSSTAAQGATLHQHRRSNHQRSSSSPAALDPPSPKASDALPLPLYLTNAIFFTLFFSVAYYLLHRWRDKIRNSIPLHVVTFPEIAAIVSLIASFIYLLGFFGIDFVQSCISRTSHDAWDLDDLIDEQPPSNLCCTNAISPQPPMPKLIDPEPIVSTISSAEDEEIVKSVIDGTIPFYSLESKLGDCHRAASIRREALQRMTGRSLTGLPLDGFDYESILGQCCEMPVGYVQIPVGIAGPLLLDGFEYSVPMATTEGCLVASTNRGCKAIHVSGGATSVLLRDGMTRAPVVRFGSAKRAAELKFFLEDPVNFETLAVVFNRSSRFGRLQGIQCALAGKNLYMRFSCSTGDAMGMNMVSKGVQNVLDFLQSDFPDMDIIGISGNFCSDKKPAAVNWIEGRGKSVVCEAVIKEEVVRKVLKTDVAALVELNMLKNLTGSAVAGALGGFNAHASNIVSAIYIATGQDPAQNIESSHCITMMEAVNEGKDLHVSVTMPSIEVGTVGGGTQLASQSACLNLLGVKGASKESPGANARLLATIVAGAVLAGELSLMSAISAGQLVRSHMKYNRSSRDVTKVAA